One window of the Entelurus aequoreus isolate RoL-2023_Sb linkage group LG18, RoL_Eaeq_v1.1, whole genome shotgun sequence genome contains the following:
- the LOC133634131 gene encoding uncharacterized protein LOC133634131: protein MSRQKEDPLATPEKESPCEESKPIMPRRKPTSWVKHLVDVKRFSSLTKLIRVVAWTRRAAEQWLKRRSNPGQPKWEATPKQAGLAGTELEGAREDVFLAAQEGRIQIFNEDETAVPVLPFEAWVSTLLAQESHDANHEGVAGTLLRMRKTAWIIKGRRIAKKVVDSCIVCRKNRAKKCQQIMADLPPERTTPAAPFEFTTMDLFGPYEVKDEVKKRTRLKVWGIVFSCMASRAIHTELVSDQSSQGFLLAYQRFTSLRGHPRKLWSDPGTNFVGAKPALEQLYTFLDRLDKSQVEDMAANHGTEWSWKIHPADSPHRNGAAEAAVRVVKRALTNVGGDGVFTWGEFQTFLYMAANLANERPIDARTQSREDCVEYITPNSLLLGRANPKGDPGDFQFDRYPYKRLQVIQAEVTKFWKKWSQLAGPNLFIRNKWHTKERNVSVGDVVWLADQNALRGQYKLARVVRANTDSKGIVRDVLVRTFPSYPVPIKKTSDKEKPTTKTKRLRHQIPATILHRDVRRLIILIPIEEQRKEGPV, encoded by the exons ATGAGTCGGCAAAAAGAAGACCCACTGGCCACTCCGGAAAAGGAAAGTCCCTGTGAAGAATCGAAACCTATTATGCCAAGAAGAAAACCCACTAGCTGGGTGAAACATCTTGTGGATGTAAAAAGGTTCAGTAGCCTGACAAAACTGATCAGAGTTGTTGCCTGGACACGACGAGCTGCCGAGCAGTGGCTGAAGAGGAGGTCGAACCCAGGACAACCAAAGTGGGAGGCAACACCCAAGCAGGCTGGATTGGCTGGCACTGAACTAGAAGGTGCACGTGAAGACGTCTTCCTCGCAGCTCAAGAAG GGAGGATCCAGATATTTAACGAAGATGAGACAGCCGTGCCAGTCTTGCCATTTGAAGCATGGGTGTCAACATTGCTGGCACAAGAATCCCATGACGCTAACCACGAGGGGGTAGCAGGAACCCTTCTACGGATGAGGAAGACAGCGTGGATAATAAAGGGCCGGAGAATTGCCAAGAAAGTAGTTGACAGCTGCATAGTTTGCAGAAAGAACAGAGCAAAGAAGTGTCaacaaatcatggcagacttacctCCAGAGCGAACCACCCCAGCTGCTCCTTTTGAATTCACAACCATGGACCTATTCGGCCCTTATGAAGTGAAGGATGAagtcaagaaaagaaccagactgAAAGTGTGGGGAATCGTCTTCAGTTGCATGGCCTCCCGTGCCATACACACTGAACTAGTGAGTGACCAGTCATCCCAAGGCTTCCTCCTCGCCTATCAGAGGTTCACGTCACTCAGAGGACATCCCAGGAAGCTCTGGTCAGACCCCGGCACAAATTTTGTGGGCGCCAAACCTGCTCTGGAACAGCTGTACACATTCCTTGACCGACTGGACAAGTCTCAAGTCGAAGACATGGCTGCCAACCATGGAACAGAATGGTCCTGGAAGATCCACCCTGCGGATTCTCCCCACAGAAATGGTGCTGCAGAAGCGGCTGTCAGAGTGGTCAAACGGGCCCTGACCAATGTCGGCGGAGATGGTGTCTTCACCTGGGGTGAATTTCAAACCTTCCTCTACATGGCTGCCAACCTTGCAAATGAGCGACCAATCGATGCAAGAACTCAAAGCAGGGAAGACTGTGTGGAATACATCACCCCGAACTCTCTGCTCCTAGGGCGTGCCAACCCTAAGGGAGATCCTGGAGACTTCCAGTTTGATCGCTATCCTTATAAAAGACTGCAAGTAATTCAAGCTGAAGTCACCAAATTCTGGAAGAAATGGAGCCAACTAGCTGGACCCAACCTCTTCATAAGAAACAAATGGCACACCAAAGAGCGAAATGTTTCTGTCGGAGATGTGGTCTGGTTGGCTGACCAAAATGCCCTGAGAGGACAGTACAAGCTGGCCAGAGTAGTCAGAGCCAATACGGACAGCAAAGGCATCGTAAGAGACGTGCTTGTGAGGACCTTTCCCAGCTATCCTGTCCCCATCAAGAAGACAAGCGACAAAGAAAAACCGACCACGAAAACCAAGAGGCTCAGACATCAAATCCCAGCAACAATCCTGCATAGGGATGTCAGACGCCTCATCATTCTAATTCCCATTGAAGAACAAAGGAAAGAAGGACCTGTGTGA